A portion of the Paucilactobacillus hokkaidonensis JCM 18461 genome contains these proteins:
- a CDS encoding peptidoglycan D,D-transpeptidase FtsI family protein — MKFSTRVKSIFKSRAKKRTVQSEIPFRLNFLLWTVGILLLILTARLFYLQVLNGDSYKAEVNRSDTTTETNSVQRGMIYDSTGKVLVGNQAHQAVTYTKDSSATTADIYKTAKILGKYLTVSTAKLTKREQKDYFLADSSNLKKMIKKIPGASKLSDSDQYTKVIDYLGKHPSEYKLSDAQKNKAMIYASMSGAYSLSTTYIKETGVTSKEIAEVGEHLNEMTGVKVGTSWSRNYPSGSAIQSLTGSVSNQKTGLPSDEVNMLLSEGYSRNDSVGQSYLEKEYQSTLAGSKSQTEVSSSSSKQITKAVTKYAGKKGDNLVLTINAKFQKQVQKIVKSDYSSFGGNGNSTGAYAVVMNPNTGAIYAMGGVDRDLKTGKITSDQIGSINHPIVMGSVVKGATVLGALMDGVITPSSNTLNDQPIKVAGTASKSSWWNRTGSVPITAEEALEVSSNSYMMQLAMKEAGTKYVAGSSLNMPTSIFSKLRGYFNQFGLGVKTGIDLPGETTGYTGPTNVIGKALDLAYGNYDSYTVMQLAQYASTIANGGYRMKPYVVQQVRGTNKDGSLGKVESTTQPTILNTINATQAQWKVVRSGMNMVVHGSSAYKTGSAFSSLSPSVSAKTGTAETFRGTTSTLTHSVIMFGPSSDPQVVIAIAVPGASTSSAAVSSTMGKEIYEAYWKTVQSSSGY, encoded by the coding sequence TTGAAATTTTCGACACGAGTAAAATCTATTTTTAAATCACGCGCTAAGAAGAGAACAGTTCAATCAGAAATTCCATTTAGGTTGAACTTTTTATTGTGGACAGTTGGTATTTTGTTATTAATTTTAACAGCACGGCTTTTCTATCTGCAAGTGTTAAATGGTGACAGTTATAAAGCAGAAGTCAATCGCTCAGATACGACGACTGAAACTAACAGTGTTCAACGTGGTATGATTTATGATTCCACAGGTAAAGTCTTAGTTGGTAACCAAGCACACCAAGCGGTGACCTATACCAAGGATTCTAGTGCAACTACAGCTGATATTTATAAAACAGCTAAAATACTTGGAAAATATTTAACTGTTTCGACAGCCAAATTAACTAAGCGCGAGCAAAAAGATTATTTTTTAGCTGACTCAAGCAATTTAAAAAAGATGATCAAGAAAATACCAGGCGCTTCAAAATTGTCTGACAGTGATCAATATACCAAGGTAATTGATTATCTGGGGAAGCATCCCAGTGAATATAAACTAAGCGATGCACAAAAAAATAAAGCGATGATTTATGCATCTATGAGTGGTGCTTATTCATTATCAACGACTTATATCAAGGAAACTGGCGTTACTAGCAAAGAAATTGCTGAAGTTGGGGAACATCTTAATGAAATGACCGGTGTGAAAGTTGGTACTAGTTGGTCACGAAATTATCCTTCCGGATCAGCGATCCAGTCGTTAACTGGATCAGTTTCTAATCAAAAAACCGGATTACCAAGTGATGAAGTTAATATGCTATTGTCAGAGGGTTATTCACGAAATGATAGTGTTGGGCAAAGCTACCTTGAAAAAGAATACCAGTCAACATTAGCTGGTTCAAAGTCGCAAACGGAGGTATCGTCATCTAGCTCAAAGCAAATCACAAAGGCTGTTACTAAATATGCCGGTAAAAAAGGTGATAATTTAGTCTTAACAATTAATGCTAAATTTCAAAAACAAGTTCAAAAAATTGTTAAATCTGATTATAGTTCGTTTGGTGGTAACGGGAATTCCACCGGTGCCTACGCAGTGGTTATGAATCCTAATACAGGTGCAATTTATGCCATGGGTGGAGTTGATCGAGACTTGAAAACTGGCAAAATTACTAGTGACCAGATCGGATCAATTAATCATCCCATTGTCATGGGATCTGTGGTTAAGGGTGCAACGGTGCTGGGTGCCTTGATGGACGGGGTTATCACACCATCCAGCAATACACTTAATGATCAGCCAATTAAAGTTGCCGGAACTGCTAGCAAGAGTTCATGGTGGAATCGAACTGGATCAGTTCCAATCACCGCTGAAGAGGCGCTAGAAGTGTCATCAAACTCATACATGATGCAACTAGCAATGAAGGAGGCTGGTACCAAATATGTTGCTGGGTCTAGCTTAAACATGCCTACAAGTATTTTCTCAAAATTACGCGGTTACTTTAATCAATTTGGTTTGGGTGTTAAAACTGGGATTGATTTACCGGGTGAGACTACTGGATATACGGGGCCTACTAACGTTATTGGGAAGGCATTAGATTTGGCCTACGGTAACTATGATAGTTATACAGTTATGCAACTGGCTCAATATGCTTCTACCATTGCTAATGGTGGTTATCGAATGAAACCATATGTTGTTCAGCAAGTCAGAGGAACTAACAAAGACGGTTCCCTGGGAAAAGTTGAATCTACTACGCAGCCAACCATTCTTAATACGATCAATGCTACGCAGGCTCAGTGGAAAGTTGTCCGTTCGGGGATGAACATGGTGGTACATGGTTCGAGCGCATATAAAACCGGAAGTGCGTTTTCTAGTTTATCTCCATCTGTTTCAGCTAAGACAGGAACTGCCGAAACGTTCCGAGGAACTACATCAACGCTAACGCATAGTGTTATTATGTTTGGTCCTTCTAGTGATCCGCAAGTAGTAATTGCGATCGCTGTGCCAGGAGCATCTACAAGTAGTGCTGCGGTTAGTTCCACAATGGGGAAAGAAATTTACGAGGCTTATTGGAAAACAGTTCAATCTAGCAGTGGTTACTAA
- the rpmG gene encoding 50S ribosomal protein L33, translated as MRVHITLECTECHERNYLSSKNRRNNPDRVEFKKYCPRERKVTLHRETK; from the coding sequence ATGCGTGTACACATTACTTTAGAATGTACTGAATGCCATGAACGGAATTACTTATCAAGTAAGAACCGTCGTAACAATCCCGATCGAGTTGAATTTAAAAAATACTGCCCACGGGAACGAAAAGTTACATTGCACCGTGAAACAAAATAA
- a CDS encoding 5-formyltetrahydrofolate cyclo-ligase, giving the protein MLLTKKEARQKFITALANINPAAKQKNENLIYQQLFASNIWRDASVIGITISQNIEIDTKPIIEQAQLENKTICIPRTLADWQMEFVELTDQTNMEKTSHNLLEPVNGNVFSHDEIDLMLVPGVAYTEANFRLGFGGGYYDRYLANFNGETVALSLPEQQNGEFTWPIKPYDIRIKHVLVAMEDEIQ; this is encoded by the coding sequence ATGCTGCTAACTAAAAAAGAGGCGCGTCAAAAATTTATAACGGCACTAGCAAACATTAATCCAGCTGCTAAGCAAAAAAATGAAAATTTGATCTATCAGCAATTATTTGCCAGTAATATTTGGCGTGATGCAAGCGTCATTGGGATAACCATTAGTCAAAATATTGAAATTGATACTAAACCAATTATCGAACAGGCACAATTAGAAAATAAAACAATTTGTATTCCAAGAACGTTAGCGGATTGGCAAATGGAATTTGTGGAACTGACTGATCAAACAAATATGGAGAAAACTAGCCATAATTTATTGGAACCGGTGAACGGTAATGTATTTTCCCATGATGAAATTGATTTGATGCTGGTGCCAGGAGTTGCCTACACAGAAGCTAATTTTAGGCTTGGTTTTGGTGGTGGTTACTATGATCGTTACTTAGCTAATTTTAATGGTGAAACGGTAGCTTTATCATTACCCGAGCAACAAAATGGTGAGTTCACTTGGCCGATTAAGCCATATGATATTAGAATCAAGCACGTTTTAGTGGCGATGGAGGACGAAATACAGTGA
- a CDS encoding rhomboid family intramembrane serine protease, with amino-acid sequence MKLANIKNQAFVTQAVVAIQVIVFILMTLAGGSTNTSVLVEFGARVSVLIQDGQWWRLITPVFLHIGLMHIVINSVTVYYIGTQIEMLFGHARFAIIYLVTAVTGNLASFVFLPNALSAGASTAIFGLFGAFLMLGESFRTNPYIRAMSRQFLLFVVMNLAFDLFSPGIDIYGHIGGLVGGFLMGYVVGAPRIGKIDLIKRFLSGIILLVAVVLFYSMGMRAN; translated from the coding sequence GTGAAATTAGCAAATATTAAGAACCAAGCGTTTGTTACCCAAGCTGTGGTGGCTATTCAAGTGATTGTATTCATTTTGATGACGTTAGCCGGTGGTTCAACCAATACTTCTGTTTTGGTTGAATTTGGTGCCCGTGTATCAGTCTTAATTCAAGATGGGCAATGGTGGCGTCTGATTACGCCAGTGTTCTTACATATCGGATTAATGCATATTGTGATTAATTCTGTCACGGTTTATTACATTGGTACTCAGATTGAAATGTTGTTTGGACACGCACGATTTGCGATAATTTATCTAGTAACAGCCGTTACAGGAAACCTTGCCAGCTTTGTATTTTTACCCAATGCATTATCAGCAGGAGCAAGTACGGCTATTTTTGGCCTGTTTGGTGCCTTTTTAATGTTAGGTGAGTCATTTAGAACTAACCCATATATTCGGGCTATGAGCCGCCAGTTTTTGCTGTTTGTGGTCATGAATTTGGCATTTGATTTATTTTCACCAGGAATTGATATTTACGGTCATATTGGTGGATTGGTTGGTGGATTTCTGATGGGATATGTCGTTGGTGCACCAAGAATTGGGAAAATTGACTTGATAAAGCGCTTTCTAAGTGGCATCATATTGCTTGTAGCAGTTGTGTTATTTTATTCAATGGGAATGCGTGCTAATTAA
- a CDS encoding YqgQ family protein, with translation MNTLYDVQQLLKQFGIYVYVGKRMWDIELMALELDNLYKSGVVDQPTYLRAKIVLRHEHRLEEQRASQNKA, from the coding sequence ATGAACACTTTATATGATGTCCAACAGCTGTTGAAGCAATTCGGAATTTATGTGTACGTCGGTAAACGGATGTGGGATATAGAATTAATGGCACTAGAATTAGACAATCTCTATAAGTCTGGAGTAGTGGATCAACCTACTTATCTGCGGGCTAAGATTGTCTTACGACACGAACATCGATTAGAAGAGCAACGAGCTTCCCAGAATAAAGCATAG
- a CDS encoding ROK family glucokinase, translating to MSKKLIGVDLGGTTIKFAILTEQGDVQQKWSLKTNILDEGQHIVPDIVESINHHIDLYQMKREQFIGIGMGTPGTVDLEKGTVEGAFNLNWKALQPVKEKIEAGTGLPFALDNDANVAALGERWKGAGNNEDEVAFITLGTGVGGGLITNGELIHGINGAGGEVGHMNVEPNGYLCTCGNHGCLEQYTSATGIVHLAQDAAEEYVGDSKLKAMIDDGQEITSKIVFDLAQKEDDFLANQVVDKVGYYLGLACANISDILNPQYVVIGGGVSAAGDFLLDRVKESFMRFAFATVRNSTKLKLAQLGNDAGVIGAASLATRFTK from the coding sequence ATGAGTAAAAAGTTAATTGGTGTTGACTTGGGCGGGACAACCATCAAATTTGCCATCTTGACTGAACAAGGAGATGTGCAACAAAAATGGTCATTAAAGACCAATATTTTAGATGAAGGTCAACATATTGTACCTGACATTGTTGAATCAATTAATCATCATATTGATTTATACCAAATGAAACGAGAACAGTTTATCGGTATTGGAATGGGAACTCCAGGAACGGTTGATTTAGAAAAGGGAACGGTTGAAGGAGCATTTAACCTTAATTGGAAAGCACTTCAACCAGTTAAAGAAAAAATTGAAGCAGGTACTGGATTACCATTTGCTTTAGATAATGATGCCAATGTTGCGGCACTTGGTGAGCGCTGGAAAGGTGCTGGTAACAATGAGGATGAAGTCGCATTCATTACTCTGGGGACTGGTGTTGGCGGTGGCCTGATTACAAATGGTGAGTTAATTCATGGTATCAATGGTGCTGGTGGTGAAGTCGGCCATATGAATGTTGAACCAAATGGTTATTTATGTACTTGTGGCAATCATGGATGTTTGGAACAATATACATCAGCAACCGGGATTGTTCACTTGGCTCAAGACGCAGCTGAAGAGTACGTGGGAGATAGTAAACTAAAGGCAATGATTGATGATGGTCAAGAGATTACATCTAAAATTGTATTTGATTTAGCCCAAAAAGAAGACGATTTTTTGGCTAACCAAGTAGTTGATAAAGTTGGTTACTATTTAGGCCTAGCTTGTGCTAATATTAGTGATATATTAAATCCACAATACGTTGTTATTGGCGGTGGTGTTTCTGCTGCGGGTGATTTTTTACTGGATCGTGTAAAAGAAAGCTTCATGCGATTTGCTTTTGCAACAGTGCGTAACTCAACTAAGCTGAAGTTAGCTCAATTGGGAAACGATGCAGGAGTGATTGGCGCAGCGTCATTAGCAACAAGATTTACTAAATAG
- a CDS encoding rhodanese-like domain-containing protein, with protein MVIGVSSGLLTLDIVIGILVIAWVLYRIYQYSLRRKYADVLKEDIFTQGMHKAQVIDLREKNDFDKGHILGARNVPLSVMKQRYVEIRQDLPVYLYDQGMTLSTRASVMLGKKGYTDISILKDGYARWNGKTKAKKY; from the coding sequence TTGGTTATTGGTGTTAGTTCAGGCTTGTTAACGTTAGACATTGTCATCGGTATTTTAGTGATTGCATGGGTGCTATACCGAATTTATCAATATTCATTGCGTCGTAAATATGCGGATGTATTAAAAGAAGACATCTTTACTCAGGGAATGCACAAAGCACAAGTGATTGATTTGCGCGAAAAAAATGATTTTGATAAGGGCCACATTTTGGGTGCCAGAAACGTGCCTTTAAGTGTAATGAAACAACGGTATGTTGAAATCCGTCAAGACCTACCTGTTTATTTATATGATCAGGGGATGACTTTGAGTACTAGGGCATCAGTTATGTTAGGTAAAAAAGGCTATACTGATATTTCAATCTTAAAAGATGGTTATGCTCGTTGGAATGGTAAGACTAAAGCTAAAAAGTATTAA
- a CDS encoding DUF3042 family protein encodes MKQFTKGFLIGTVATISAVAGGIFSFHKSVIRPIEDQEDKFDENRRAAIRKGRSAHNK; translated from the coding sequence ATGAAACAGTTTACCAAGGGCTTTTTAATTGGAACAGTAGCCACAATTAGTGCCGTCGCCGGTGGAATTTTTTCTTTCCATAAGTCAGTAATTCGACCAATTGAAGACCAAGAAGATAAATTCGATGAAAATCGACGTGCAGCTATCCGTAAGGGCCGTTCTGCTCACAATAAATAA
- the miaA gene encoding tRNA (adenosine(37)-N6)-dimethylallyltransferase MiaA produces the protein MVKVIAIVGPTAVGKTELSLQLAKKLNAEIISGDSMQIYRHLNIGTAKIMPGEMQGIVHHLIDIHDYDQRFSVADFQMQATKQIKAISKRGKLPIVVGGTGFYLQSLTENLTLGNDQFDDQSLKLRQKWQQYYVEHGQTELWQRLNQIDPVAASSIPSGNVRRVIRAIEVTQKTGLPFSQQSQTKSDIDFKLIGLTTDRAILYDRINTRVDTMIGAGLEKEARWLFERNGTQFQAGKGIGYREFFKYFEHQQSFVETVAEIKKDSRHYAKRQLTWFRNKMDVDWFDIVTKQNTITEIEDACQQWL, from the coding sequence ATGGTAAAAGTGATTGCAATTGTTGGACCAACAGCTGTTGGTAAAACTGAATTATCGTTACAACTAGCAAAAAAATTAAATGCAGAAATCATTTCTGGTGATTCAATGCAAATATATCGTCATTTAAATATCGGGACCGCAAAAATTATGCCTGGTGAAATGCAGGGGATTGTGCATCATTTAATCGATATTCATGATTATGATCAACGTTTTTCTGTGGCCGACTTTCAAATGCAGGCAACCAAGCAAATTAAGGCCATTTCTAAACGAGGGAAACTGCCTATTGTAGTTGGTGGAACAGGATTTTATTTGCAAAGCTTGACTGAAAACTTGACCCTTGGCAATGATCAGTTTGACGACCAATCTTTAAAATTGAGACAAAAGTGGCAGCAGTATTATGTCGAACATGGGCAAACAGAACTTTGGCAAAGATTGAACCAAATCGATCCAGTCGCAGCATCCTCAATCCCAAGTGGTAATGTTCGCCGAGTAATTCGGGCAATTGAAGTCACTCAAAAAACAGGATTACCGTTTTCACAGCAAAGTCAGACTAAAAGTGACATCGATTTTAAATTGATCGGGTTAACAACTGATAGAGCCATTTTGTATGACCGAATTAACACGAGAGTCGACACTATGATTGGGGCAGGTTTAGAAAAAGAAGCACGGTGGTTATTCGAACGAAATGGAACTCAATTTCAAGCTGGTAAGGGAATTGGGTATCGTGAATTTTTTAAATATTTTGAACATCAGCAATCATTCGTTGAAACGGTTGCTGAAATAAAAAAAGATTCACGACACTATGCCAAGCGGCAATTAACCTGGTTTCGCAATAAGATGGACGTTGATTGGTTTGATATTGTAACAAAGCAAAATACAATTACGGAGATCGAAGATGCTTGTCAGCAGTGGTTATAG
- a CDS encoding MerR family transcriptional regulator, producing MREKELRRSLAVLPIGTVMKLTSLTARQIRYYESQELIFPKRSDGNRRLYSLADIDRLLEIKDYLDDGLNMAGIRKVYDQKKLERERQKDQSHQLTDDDVRKILHDEFLRAGGLQIPGSQQPSVQKPF from the coding sequence ATGCGAGAAAAAGAATTACGACGTTCGTTGGCAGTCTTGCCAATTGGGACAGTGATGAAGCTGACCAGTTTAACTGCTCGTCAAATTCGGTACTATGAATCACAAGAGCTCATTTTTCCAAAGCGTAGCGATGGTAATCGACGATTGTATTCACTTGCGGATATTGATCGATTGCTTGAAATTAAAGACTATCTTGATGACGGTCTTAACATGGCTGGTATTCGTAAGGTTTATGATCAAAAGAAGCTTGAACGAGAACGGCAAAAGGACCAATCACACCAATTAACAGATGATGACGTACGTAAAATCTTGCATGACGAATTTCTACGTGCGGGTGGGCTTCAAATACCTGGTTCGCAACAACCTTCTGTACAAAAACCATTTTGA
- the glnA gene encoding type I glutamate--ammonia ligase, whose product MAKHVYSDDEVRQLIKDENVRFLRLMFTDLFGTIKNVELPISQLDKLLQNKIMFDGSSIDGFVRIEESDMYLYPDMATWMVFPWGAEHGKVARVICDVYTADREPFDGDPRNNLIRVLKDMKKAGFTDFNIGPEPEFFLFKMDENAKPTTKLNDQGSYFDMAPMDLGENCRRDIVLELEDMGFEIEAAHHEVAPGQHEIDFKYANALEAADNIQTFKLVVRTVARKYGLHATFMPKPLAGINGSGMHLNMSLFNKTGNTFFDEHGELELSDDAYHFLGGLLKHARSFTAICNPIVNSYKRLVPGFEAPVYVAWSGSNRSPLIRVPSSRGISTRLELRSVDPAANPYLAIAAVLEAGLDGIRNELTPEDSVDRNIYRMNESEREDNHITNLPDTLHNALKDLAKDQVIRDAMGKHLYKSFFEAKNLEYDAYRQQVSEWEREQYLELY is encoded by the coding sequence ATGGCTAAACATGTGTATTCAGATGATGAAGTTCGACAGTTAATTAAAGACGAAAATGTTCGTTTTTTACGGTTAATGTTTACGGATCTTTTTGGAACAATCAAAAATGTTGAGCTGCCAATTAGTCAATTAGATAAGTTGCTTCAAAATAAAATTATGTTTGACGGTTCATCTATCGATGGCTTTGTTCGAATCGAAGAAAGTGATATGTATCTATATCCAGATATGGCAACTTGGATGGTATTTCCATGGGGCGCTGAGCATGGTAAAGTTGCTCGTGTTATTTGTGATGTATATACTGCCGATCGCGAGCCATTTGATGGAGATCCGCGTAATAATCTCATTAGAGTACTGAAAGACATGAAAAAAGCCGGGTTCACTGATTTTAACATTGGACCTGAACCAGAATTTTTCCTATTCAAAATGGATGAAAATGCCAAACCAACTACTAAATTAAATGATCAAGGTAGCTATTTTGATATGGCACCAATGGACTTAGGTGAAAATTGCCGTCGTGATATTGTGTTGGAATTAGAGGATATGGGGTTTGAAATTGAAGCTGCCCATCATGAAGTTGCTCCTGGACAACATGAAATTGACTTCAAATATGCAAATGCACTGGAAGCAGCTGATAATATTCAAACATTCAAGCTGGTTGTTAGAACGGTGGCTCGTAAGTACGGGTTGCATGCTACGTTTATGCCAAAACCATTAGCCGGCATTAACGGATCTGGGATGCATTTGAATATGTCGTTATTTAATAAAACGGGCAACACGTTTTTTGATGAACACGGTGAATTGGAATTATCCGATGATGCTTACCATTTTCTTGGTGGCCTGTTGAAACATGCTCGGAGCTTTACAGCGATTTGTAATCCAATTGTTAACTCATACAAACGTTTGGTACCCGGTTTTGAAGCACCAGTTTATGTTGCATGGTCAGGCTCTAATCGTTCACCATTAATTCGAGTACCAAGTTCTCGTGGTATTTCAACTCGATTAGAATTGCGATCAGTTGATCCCGCTGCCAATCCATATTTGGCAATCGCTGCAGTACTTGAAGCTGGGCTGGATGGTATCCGAAATGAATTAACACCAGAAGATAGTGTTGATCGTAATATTTATCGGATGAACGAAAGTGAACGAGAAGATAATCATATTACGAACTTGCCAGATACATTGCATAATGCATTAAAGGATTTGGCAAAAGATCAAGTTATTCGTGATGCAATGGGGAAACATTTGTATAAGAGTTTCTTTGAAGCCAAAAATTTGGAATATGATGCTTATCGTCAACAAGTTTCTGAATGGGAACGCGAACAGTATCTTGAGTTATATTAA
- a CDS encoding dUTP diphosphatase: protein MFDFTKLLHASIQLDQQITQDKRITWTSEESLRNAYVSLDVELAEVANTSEWFKVWKMGRGKSDPGKTARETLLTEYVDALDFILLISAKQQWTHLIVLDQDEIEKISSKPKADLNKEYLSLKKMFFGSYFDHRQEDFRHAWHLFLKMGLVEFGFTEDEIMTEYENKSKVNHQRQDNGY from the coding sequence ATGTTTGATTTTACTAAGTTATTACATGCTTCAATTCAATTAGACCAACAGATTACGCAAGATAAGCGTATTACATGGACTAGTGAAGAAAGTTTGAGAAATGCCTATGTATCACTGGATGTTGAATTAGCAGAAGTTGCCAATACGTCCGAATGGTTCAAGGTATGGAAAATGGGTCGTGGTAAGAGCGATCCAGGTAAAACAGCTCGAGAAACTTTGTTGACAGAATATGTAGATGCCTTAGACTTCATTTTGTTGATTAGCGCAAAGCAACAATGGACGCATTTAATTGTGTTAGATCAAGATGAAATTGAAAAAATAAGTAGTAAGCCCAAAGCAGATTTAAATAAAGAGTATCTATCACTGAAAAAAATGTTTTTTGGCAGTTACTTTGATCATCGACAAGAAGATTTTCGCCATGCATGGCATTTATTTTTAAAAATGGGGTTAGTTGAATTTGGTTTTACCGAAGATGAAATAATGACTGAATATGAAAATAAATCGAAAGTTAACCATCAACGACAAGACAATGGATACTAA
- a CDS encoding tyrosine-type recombinase/integrase: MAKPIQLKNGRWQVRPAYKDPVTDKWIQKLGTFDTKSEAESFNNTIKYEAERGLTSKQTTIGEFYDHWMEIYKKPYLKPRSIKRIDQDFKHIFDYFGRSKELTKINKPIWQGFMNNISKKYAKETNRLTNGDFRALCECAIDEGIITRNPTQNAKYSGILPKYKYPRQKVLDLQQFKNVVAEMEASQDSVSKYACLVHAFTGMRFGEVCGLTWDKINMFKRTIRVSRQYDYSIVKGFAPLKGDSPERTIDVPEALMYMLRKYKHWYDDQLFRGNIIPNTDKLMFTGPNGSPVTDTAINNYIKYICGKVGITRITSHGFRRTQATLMTLADNDLRSVASFLGHQDTRTTLKYYIQDIPELKKQAHEKMMLFYKNEDIV; the protein is encoded by the coding sequence ATGGCAAAACCAATTCAATTAAAAAACGGACGATGGCAGGTTCGCCCTGCTTATAAAGATCCAGTTACAGATAAATGGATTCAGAAATTAGGAACATTCGACACTAAATCAGAGGCCGAATCATTTAACAACACCATCAAATACGAAGCAGAACGCGGCTTAACTTCCAAACAAACGACAATTGGTGAATTCTACGATCATTGGATGGAGATATACAAAAAGCCCTACTTGAAACCACGATCAATCAAACGTATTGATCAAGACTTTAAACATATCTTCGATTACTTCGGACGATCAAAAGAGCTAACCAAGATCAACAAACCAATTTGGCAAGGCTTCATGAATAATATCTCAAAAAAATATGCTAAGGAAACTAACCGATTAACTAATGGCGATTTTAGAGCTCTCTGTGAGTGTGCAATCGATGAAGGCATAATTACTCGTAATCCAACGCAAAACGCTAAATACAGTGGAATATTGCCAAAATACAAGTATCCTCGTCAAAAGGTCTTAGACTTGCAACAATTTAAGAACGTTGTTGCTGAAATGGAAGCATCACAAGACAGTGTTTCAAAATACGCTTGTCTGGTTCATGCGTTCACCGGTATGCGTTTTGGTGAAGTTTGCGGGTTAACGTGGGATAAGATCAATATGTTCAAGCGAACTATTAGAGTGTCACGACAATATGACTATTCGATTGTTAAAGGATTCGCCCCACTTAAAGGTGATTCTCCTGAGCGAACGATTGATGTTCCGGAAGCATTGATGTACATGCTACGTAAATATAAGCATTGGTATGATGATCAATTATTCCGTGGCAACATCATCCCTAATACCGATAAGTTGATGTTCACGGGCCCAAATGGTTCTCCTGTGACCGACACAGCTATTAACAACTACATCAAGTATATTTGTGGCAAGGTCGGCATTACTCGGATAACCTCGCATGGCTTTCGCAGGACACAAGCTACTTTAATGACGTTAGCCGATAATGACTTACGATCTGTGGCTAGCTTTTTGGGACATCAGGATACTAGGACGACGCTAAAATATTATATCCAAGATATCCCAGAGCTTAAAAAACAGGCCCATGAAAAGATGATGTTGTTTTACAAAAATGAAGATATTGTCTAA
- a CDS encoding DUF5067 domain-containing protein has translation MKKVITIGATILVGLSLAACGNSSDSSASSSEKAANKTTSKVKDSTSVPKDANHDWFFKNNIFYAGNETMTLTKSEVRDGAESGTKVLVIYNTILNNSKKEQDPSNFYMVVHAKQKTDTSNVQLDPGSIALDENSNDPLQTHEDNLNNSLLPGKQVDTVLMFTLKNTNKVTVEFSNSDFDTIGTKTYTVQ, from the coding sequence ATGAAAAAAGTTATAACTATTGGTGCCACAATACTAGTTGGATTATCTCTTGCCGCATGTGGTAATTCTTCGGATTCATCTGCTAGTAGTTCCGAAAAAGCAGCAAATAAGACTACTAGTAAGGTCAAAGATTCAACAAGCGTTCCAAAAGATGCAAATCACGATTGGTTCTTTAAAAATAATATTTTCTATGCTGGTAACGAAACCATGACCTTGACCAAGTCAGAAGTTCGCGATGGTGCTGAATCTGGTACAAAAGTTTTAGTTATCTACAACACGATCTTGAATAACTCAAAAAAAGAACAAGATCCTTCAAACTTTTATATGGTTGTCCACGCAAAACAAAAGACAGACACCTCTAATGTGCAATTAGACCCAGGGTCAATTGCACTTGATGAAAATAGTAATGATCCACTACAAACCCATGAAGATAATCTCAACAACTCATTACTTCCTGGTAAACAAGTTGACACAGTTTTGATGTTCACACTTAAAAATACAAATAAAGTAACAGTTGAATTTAGTAATTCTGATTTTGATACTATCGGTACAAAAACCTATACGGTTCAATAA